Proteins encoded within one genomic window of Bradyrhizobium sp. CB1717:
- a CDS encoding M81 family metallopeptidase yields MSQTRRVLSAQIAHETNTFSIVPTTLDDYRKRLFLLGAEIAPALGATKMEIAGHLAAAKRYGWTLVQPIAASATPSGKVTADCWAELQRLVYEACETGPLDGVILALHGAMVTETDEDAEGALLEGLRKRLGETIPIAVTLDLHANVTERMGRLANIMLPYRTYPHIDQYETALRAADLLQSAMDGKIRPKVVHLQGPLLDGCNHGRTQGGVMSDLLARAAGMEAQTPGLLSVDVCAGFSRSDIAEVGPSVQVTYDASHNAAETAARQAAAALYDEIYRRRAEVTVAVHDLPTATRLAVEAAADVADTRPLVISDYSDNPGSGAYGDGVRLLEALLKANVKGVLLGVLGDPEAAARCHAAGLGASLDVVVGAKRDPASYGPPLTLAGRVAALSDGAFVCEGPMNAGQPMTLGPSALLEVNGISIALSTNTLQTYDQEMFRILGAEPAQFRVVVVKSAHHFRAAFGPMAKEVILADSGGLATNDYTTLIYRRVRRPIWPLDEMPLD; encoded by the coding sequence ATGAGCCAGACGCGACGTGTGCTCTCCGCGCAGATCGCCCACGAGACCAACACGTTCTCGATCGTTCCGACCACGCTCGATGATTATCGCAAGCGGCTGTTTCTCCTGGGAGCGGAGATCGCCCCCGCGCTCGGCGCTACCAAGATGGAGATTGCCGGGCATCTGGCTGCGGCCAAACGCTACGGCTGGACCCTCGTGCAGCCGATTGCAGCCTCGGCCACGCCGTCCGGCAAGGTGACGGCCGACTGCTGGGCCGAACTGCAACGCCTGGTCTACGAGGCCTGCGAGACGGGACCGCTCGACGGCGTCATCCTCGCATTGCACGGCGCGATGGTGACCGAGACCGACGAGGATGCCGAGGGTGCGCTGCTGGAAGGATTGCGCAAGCGGCTCGGCGAGACGATCCCGATCGCGGTGACGCTCGACCTGCATGCCAACGTCACCGAACGCATGGGCCGGCTGGCCAACATCATGCTGCCCTACCGGACCTATCCGCATATCGACCAATACGAGACCGCACTCCGCGCGGCCGATCTGCTGCAATCGGCGATGGACGGCAAGATCCGTCCGAAGGTCGTCCACCTGCAAGGACCGCTGCTCGACGGATGCAATCACGGACGAACCCAGGGCGGCGTGATGAGCGATCTGTTGGCGCGCGCAGCAGGTATGGAGGCACAAACGCCCGGCCTGTTGTCGGTCGATGTCTGCGCGGGTTTCAGCCGCTCGGACATTGCCGAGGTCGGCCCCAGCGTGCAGGTGACCTACGATGCCTCCCACAACGCCGCCGAGACGGCGGCGCGGCAGGCTGCGGCCGCGCTCTATGACGAGATCTACCGTCGCCGCGCCGAGGTCACCGTCGCGGTGCATGATTTGCCGACCGCGACCAGGCTTGCCGTGGAGGCCGCAGCCGATGTCGCCGATACCCGTCCCCTTGTCATTTCCGACTACAGCGACAACCCCGGTTCAGGCGCCTATGGCGACGGCGTCCGGCTGTTGGAGGCGCTGCTGAAGGCGAACGTCAAAGGCGTGCTCCTCGGCGTCCTCGGCGATCCCGAAGCCGCCGCCCGCTGTCATGCCGCAGGTCTCGGAGCCAGCCTCGACGTCGTTGTCGGCGCCAAGCGCGATCCCGCAAGCTACGGGCCGCCACTCACGCTGGCGGGACGCGTCGCCGCGCTGTCGGACGGTGCCTTCGTCTGCGAGGGACCGATGAATGCCGGTCAGCCCATGACACTCGGCCCCTCCGCCCTGCTCGAGGTGAACGGCATCTCGATCGCCCTGTCGACAAACACGCTGCAAACCTATGATCAGGAAATGTTCCGAATTCTCGGCGCGGAGCCGGCGCAGTTTCGGGTCGTCGTAGTGAAGTCCGCCCACCACTTCCGCGCCGCTTTCGGGCCGATGGCCAAGGAGGTGATCCTGGCCGACAGCGGCGGCCTTGCCACGAATGACTACACGACCCTCATTTATCGCAGGGTCCGCCGCCCCATCTGGCCGCTCGACGAGATGCCACTGGATTGA
- a CDS encoding HdeD family acid-resistance protein, translating to MTSASDTSHHPSLGSGIAALHAKWGWIVALGVVYLIAGFVALGAMMIVAGVTEIIGAFQMKSWGKFLIWALLGVLYVIAGFLTFENPLFAAVLLTLFLGVSLIASGAVRLFLAFSMKRESPWIWVALSAVITLLLGLLIVARWPVNSVYILGLFLGIDLIMAGAGWISLGFSLKRRG from the coding sequence ATGACCAGTGCTTCGGACACGTCTCATCACCCAAGTCTCGGCTCCGGCATCGCGGCGCTGCATGCCAAATGGGGCTGGATCGTCGCGCTCGGCGTCGTCTATCTCATCGCCGGCTTCGTTGCGCTCGGCGCCATGATGATCGTCGCCGGCGTCACGGAGATCATCGGCGCGTTCCAGATGAAGAGCTGGGGCAAGTTCCTGATCTGGGCCCTGCTCGGCGTGCTCTACGTGATCGCGGGCTTCCTGACCTTCGAGAATCCGCTGTTCGCGGCCGTCCTGCTGACGCTGTTTCTCGGCGTCTCGCTGATCGCCTCGGGCGCCGTCAGGCTGTTTCTCGCCTTCAGCATGAAGCGCGAGAGCCCGTGGATCTGGGTGGCGCTGTCGGCCGTCATCACGCTGCTGCTTGGCCTCTTGATCGTGGCACGCTGGCCGGTGAACAGCGTCTATATCCTCGGCCTCTTCCTCGGCATCGACCTGATCATGGCCGGTGCCGGCTGGATCAGCCTCGGCTTCAGCCTGAAGCGGCGCGGCTGA
- a CDS encoding metal-dependent phosphohydrolase: protein MMTLPRLAAESLEKLLGTFMRRRYDEDSARIVEGATRTALECIGNSDALYHNIEHTMLVTLAGQAILQGRHLHAHLSAEDYTHILVACLAHDIGYVRGLFEEDDEDGFVIDAAGTKVSLPRGASDASLMMYHVDRSKLYVEQRLQPVAGLDSKRIARAIEGTRFPAREGQDYDEDASILRAADFIGQLGDPNYLRKANALYYEFEEVGMNRQLGYDSPADIVNRYPQFYWNSVAPHIQTEIGYLNKTEIGRQWIANLYSNVFRAERDISLSGPQK from the coding sequence ATGATGACGTTGCCAAGACTGGCGGCCGAATCCCTGGAGAAGTTGCTGGGCACGTTCATGCGTCGGCGGTACGACGAGGACTCTGCAAGGATCGTAGAGGGAGCGACGCGTACGGCGCTTGAGTGCATTGGCAACAGTGACGCGCTCTACCACAATATCGAGCATACCATGCTGGTGACGCTGGCGGGCCAGGCGATCCTCCAGGGCCGCCATCTGCATGCGCACCTTTCGGCGGAGGATTACACCCACATCCTGGTCGCCTGCCTCGCCCATGACATCGGCTATGTCCGAGGCCTGTTCGAGGAGGATGACGAGGACGGCTTCGTGATCGATGCGGCCGGGACCAAGGTCTCGTTGCCGCGCGGTGCATCGGATGCCAGTCTGATGATGTATCACGTTGATCGGTCGAAGCTTTACGTAGAGCAGCGGCTCCAGCCGGTCGCCGGTCTCGACAGCAAGCGCATTGCCCGCGCCATCGAGGGAACGCGTTTTCCGGCACGCGAGGGCCAGGACTACGACGAGGACGCCTCGATCCTGCGCGCAGCCGATTTCATCGGCCAGCTCGGCGATCCCAATTATCTGCGCAAGGCCAACGCGCTCTACTACGAGTTCGAGGAAGTGGGCATGAACCGGCAGCTCGGCTACGACTCGCCCGCCGACATCGTGAACCGCTATCCACAATTCTACTGGAACAGCGTCGCACCGCACATCCAGACCGAGATCGGCTATCTCAACAAGACCGAGATCGGCCGGCAGTGGATCGCCAATCTCTACAGCAACGTGTTCCGCGCCGAACGCGACATCTCGCTGTCCGGGCCGCAGAAGTAA
- a CDS encoding alpha/beta hydrolase: protein MQQKTITTDVLDIAYLDYGAADGWPCIMGHGFPYDVNAYAEAAPIIARAGARVLVPWLRGYGPTRFRSTATLRSGEQAALGADLLAFMDALHIERAIVGGYDWGGRAACVVSALYPERVVGLVSGNSYNIQNIARSMEPASPPEEAALWYQYLFHNERGRRALERNRRGFARQLWSMWSPTWTFDDATFETSAVSFDNPDFVDVVIHSYRHRYALVEGDPAYAAIEAKLAAQPPIRVPTIAIDGDSDGVNPGTAHHAGKFEGFFERRVFAGAGHNLPQERPAEWAQAVLDVRAAGS, encoded by the coding sequence ATGCAACAAAAAACCATCACCACGGATGTCCTCGACATCGCCTATCTCGACTACGGCGCGGCCGATGGCTGGCCCTGCATCATGGGCCACGGCTTTCCCTATGACGTGAACGCCTATGCCGAGGCCGCGCCGATCATCGCGCGGGCGGGCGCACGGGTGCTGGTGCCCTGGCTGCGCGGCTACGGGCCGACGCGTTTCCGCTCCACCGCAACACTGCGCTCCGGCGAGCAGGCCGCGCTGGGCGCCGATCTGCTCGCCTTCATGGACGCGCTTCACATCGAACGCGCGATCGTCGGGGGCTACGATTGGGGCGGACGCGCGGCCTGCGTGGTCTCTGCGTTGTATCCCGAGCGCGTCGTCGGGCTCGTCTCCGGCAATTCCTACAACATCCAGAACATCGCCCGATCCATGGAGCCGGCCTCCCCGCCGGAGGAGGCGGCGCTCTGGTACCAATATCTCTTCCACAACGAGCGCGGCCGCCGCGCGCTGGAGCGCAACCGGCGCGGCTTCGCCCGCCAGCTCTGGTCGATGTGGTCGCCAACATGGACCTTCGACGATGCGACGTTCGAGACCAGCGCTGTGTCCTTCGACAATCCTGATTTCGTCGACGTCGTGATCCACTCCTATCGCCACCGCTATGCGCTGGTCGAAGGCGATCCCGCCTATGCCGCGATCGAAGCAAAGCTCGCCGCGCAGCCGCCGATCCGCGTCCCGACCATCGCAATCGACGGCGACAGCGACGGCGTCAATCCCGGCACCGCGCACCATGCGGGCAAGTTCGAGGGCTTCTTCGAGCGGCGCGTGTTCGCCGGCGCCGGTCACAATTTGCCGCAGGAGCGGCCTGCCGAATGGGCGCAGGCCGTGCTGGATGTGCGCGCAGCCGGGTCCTGA
- a CDS encoding ABC transporter substrate-binding protein, which produces MRAALALAAALAAACLSTPASAQKSYGPGVSDTEIKIGNTMPYSGPASPLSITGKVIAAYFDEVNEKGGVNGRKLNLISLDDAFSPPKTMEAARRLVEGDGVAFIFATMGTAPSSAIAKYLNSNKVPQLFLISSASKWNDPANMPWSMALPWAPNYTSEAAIDVAYARAKNPNARFAVLYQNDDAGKEYLRGVREALGADADKAIAMASSFEVADPTVDSQVLTLANTKADVFMIYSVTPRACAQAIRKAHEVGWQPTRFLASGCANKATVMAPAGLEAGKGVLSLGALKPFVEAPKDDPAMTAYIDFMKKRLPNADINNVAGLYGYTVAEALVVLLRQCKDNLTRENIMAQAANLKNVPLSLLMPGITLNTTPQDFRPIKDGYMLQFDGNDWVVASELLRGT; this is translated from the coding sequence ATGAGAGCCGCTTTGGCCCTGGCCGCAGCTTTGGCTGCCGCCTGCCTGTCCACGCCTGCTTCCGCACAAAAATCCTACGGTCCCGGCGTCAGCGACACCGAGATCAAGATCGGCAACACCATGCCCTATAGCGGGCCGGCCTCGCCTCTCAGCATCACCGGAAAGGTGATCGCGGCCTATTTCGACGAGGTCAACGAGAAGGGCGGCGTCAATGGCCGCAAGCTCAATCTGATCTCGCTGGATGACGCGTTCTCGCCGCCCAAGACCATGGAGGCCGCACGGCGCCTCGTCGAAGGCGACGGCGTCGCCTTCATCTTCGCCACCATGGGCACCGCGCCGAGCTCGGCGATCGCAAAGTATCTCAACAGCAACAAGGTGCCGCAGCTCTTCCTGATCAGCTCGGCCTCGAAGTGGAACGATCCCGCCAACATGCCCTGGTCGATGGCGCTGCCCTGGGCGCCGAACTACACCAGCGAGGCCGCGATCGACGTCGCCTATGCCCGCGCCAAGAACCCGAATGCGCGCTTTGCGGTGCTCTATCAGAACGACGACGCCGGCAAGGAATATCTGCGCGGCGTCAGGGAGGCGCTCGGCGCCGACGCCGACAAGGCGATCGCAATGGCCTCGAGCTTCGAGGTTGCCGATCCCACCGTCGATTCCCAGGTGCTGACACTCGCCAACACCAAGGCCGACGTCTTCATGATCTACTCGGTGACGCCGCGCGCCTGCGCGCAGGCGATCCGCAAGGCGCACGAGGTCGGCTGGCAGCCGACGCGCTTCCTCGCCTCTGGCTGCGCCAACAAGGCGACCGTGATGGCGCCGGCCGGCCTCGAGGCCGGCAAGGGCGTGCTGTCGCTCGGCGCGCTCAAGCCGTTCGTCGAGGCGCCGAAGGACGACCCGGCGATGACGGCCTATATCGACTTCATGAAGAAGCGCCTGCCCAACGCCGACATCAACAACGTCGCCGGCCTCTACGGCTACACCGTCGCCGAGGCCCTGGTGGTGCTGCTGAGGCAGTGCAAGGACAATCTGACCCGCGAGAACATCATGGCGCAGGCGGCCAACCTGAAGAACGTGCCGCTGTCGCTTCTGATGCCCGGCATCACCCTCAACACCACCCCGCAGGATTTTCGCCCGATCAAGGACGGCTACATGCTCCAGTTCGACGGCAACGATTGGGTCGTGGCGAGCGAGCTGTTGCGCGGGACGTGA
- a CDS encoding transglutaminase family protein yields MIYDIRHVTTYEYESPVSFARCTLRLEPRSGSGQELISHRVEIRPRPSERNVRRDFFGTLTESVVIEAAHRNLRIDSRSRVSVSRRPPARDVVSPPWESIRDVAFEATSLGPSSPVGYVFASPLVPVLRPVSAYAAESFPPGEGILKGAVDLMHRIRNQFRYDPKATVISTPLNEVFDKRHGVCQDFAHVMIAGLRGLGLPAAYVSGYLRTIPPPGQPRLQGADATHAWVSLWCGAELGWVDFDPTNDLLVANDHIVLAVARDFSDVSPVDGIIVGSPKQKLGVAVDVLLVE; encoded by the coding sequence GTGATCTACGACATCCGTCACGTCACCACTTACGAATACGAAAGTCCGGTCAGCTTCGCCCGCTGCACGCTGCGGCTGGAGCCCAGAAGCGGCAGCGGCCAGGAGCTGATCTCGCACCGGGTCGAGATCCGTCCGCGCCCGTCCGAGCGCAACGTGCGTCGCGACTTCTTCGGCACGCTGACCGAGAGCGTCGTCATCGAGGCCGCGCATCGAAACTTGCGCATCGACTCGCGCTCGCGCGTCTCCGTATCGCGCCGGCCTCCGGCGCGCGATGTGGTCAGTCCGCCCTGGGAGAGCATTCGCGACGTCGCGTTCGAGGCGACCAGCCTCGGGCCGTCCTCGCCGGTCGGCTATGTCTTTGCCAGCCCGCTGGTGCCGGTGCTGCGCCCGGTCAGCGCCTATGCGGCGGAAAGCTTTCCACCCGGCGAGGGCATCCTCAAAGGCGCGGTCGATCTCATGCATCGCATTCGCAACCAGTTTCGCTACGACCCCAAGGCCACCGTGATCTCGACGCCGCTGAACGAGGTCTTCGACAAGCGTCACGGGGTCTGCCAGGATTTTGCCCATGTGATGATCGCAGGGCTGCGCGGGCTCGGTCTGCCAGCGGCCTATGTCAGCGGTTACTTGCGGACCATTCCGCCGCCGGGCCAGCCGCGCCTGCAGGGCGCCGACGCCACCCATGCCTGGGTGTCGCTGTGGTGCGGGGCGGAGCTGGGCTGGGTCGATTTCGATCCGACCAACGATCTCCTGGTCGCGAACGACCATATCGTGCTCGCGGTGGCACGCGACTTCTCCGACGTCTCGCCGGTCGACGGCATCATCGTCGGTTCGCCCAAGCAGAAGCTCGGTGTCGCCGTCGACGTGCTGCTGGTGGAGTGA
- a CDS encoding FAD-dependent oxidoreductase, translating to MSEDKNPSGPDLTTGVSLADFKDGKLLGHVGDEDVLLVQAGGEIFAIEPACSHYHGPLAEGLVVDDTIRCPWHHACFSLRTGEATRPPALNALAVWEVTRDQDRILVQRKREAPKPSAAHRTAPTPEKFVIVGGGAAGFAAAETLRREGFAGAITMLSNDGAMPVDRPNLSKDYLAGNAPEDWLPLRGEDYYQSAGIDLRLSTNVVAIDPRARNVTLGNGDRLPFDRLLLATGAEPVKLQIPGAEQPHVHTLRSVADSRAIIKAAAGAKRALVIGASFIGLEVAASLRARKLEVHVVAPEERPMQKVLGSEMGDFIRTLHEENGVNFHLEDTVERLDGARATLKSGAVIEADLVVVGIGVRPRLALAEQAGLAADRGVSVTEYLETSVAGIFAAGDIARWPDPHSRHTIRVEHWVVAERQGQTAARNMLGRRERFDAVPFFWSQHYDVPINYVGHAESFDDVAIDGSISGKDCLLKYRKGGHVLAVASIYRDLDNLKAELEMERSRG from the coding sequence ATGAGCGAGGACAAGAACCCAAGCGGGCCGGATCTGACCACGGGCGTATCACTCGCCGACTTCAAGGACGGCAAGCTGCTCGGCCATGTCGGGGACGAAGACGTCCTGCTGGTGCAGGCCGGCGGCGAGATCTTTGCGATCGAGCCCGCCTGCAGCCACTATCACGGTCCGCTCGCCGAGGGCCTGGTCGTGGACGACACCATCCGCTGTCCGTGGCATCACGCCTGCTTCTCCTTGCGCACAGGCGAGGCCACGCGCCCGCCGGCGCTGAATGCGCTGGCGGTGTGGGAGGTGACACGGGACCAGGACAGGATTCTGGTTCAGCGCAAGCGTGAGGCGCCGAAGCCGTCGGCCGCGCATCGTACTGCGCCGACACCCGAAAAATTCGTCATCGTCGGCGGCGGCGCCGCCGGCTTTGCCGCGGCCGAGACGCTGCGGCGCGAAGGCTTTGCCGGCGCCATCACCATGCTGAGCAATGACGGCGCGATGCCGGTTGACCGGCCCAATCTCTCCAAGGATTACCTTGCCGGCAACGCGCCGGAGGATTGGCTGCCGCTGCGCGGGGAGGACTACTATCAGAGCGCCGGCATCGATCTGAGGCTCAGCACCAACGTCGTGGCGATCGATCCAAGAGCACGCAACGTGACCCTCGGCAATGGCGACAGGCTGCCATTCGACCGCTTGCTGCTCGCGACCGGCGCCGAGCCCGTCAAGCTGCAGATCCCGGGCGCGGAGCAGCCGCACGTCCACACCTTGCGCTCCGTCGCCGACAGCCGCGCCATCATCAAGGCCGCCGCCGGCGCGAAGCGTGCCCTGGTGATCGGCGCCAGTTTTATTGGCCTCGAAGTCGCGGCATCACTGCGGGCGCGCAAGCTCGAGGTGCATGTCGTCGCACCCGAGGAGCGACCGATGCAGAAGGTGCTCGGGTCCGAGATGGGCGACTTCATTCGCACGCTGCATGAAGAGAACGGCGTCAACTTCCACCTCGAGGACACCGTGGAGAGGCTCGACGGCGCCCGCGCCACGCTGAAGAGCGGCGCCGTCATCGAGGCGGACCTGGTCGTGGTCGGCATCGGCGTCAGGCCGCGCCTTGCGCTGGCCGAGCAGGCGGGCCTTGCCGCCGATCGGGGCGTCAGCGTGACCGAATATCTCGAAACCAGCGTCGCCGGCATCTTCGCCGCCGGCGATATCGCGCGCTGGCCCGATCCGCATTCGCGGCACACCATCCGCGTCGAGCATTGGGTGGTGGCGGAGCGCCAGGGCCAGACCGCGGCGCGCAACATGCTGGGCAGGCGCGAACGCTTCGACGCCGTGCCGTTCTTCTGGTCCCAGCACTACGACGTCCCGATCAACTATGTCGGTCACGCCGAGAGCTTCGACGACGTCGCCATCGACGGCAGCATTTCCGGCAAGGACTGCCTGCTGAAGTACCGCAAGGGCGGCCACGTGCTTGCCGTCGCTTCAATTTATCGCGATCTCGACAATCTCAAGGCCGAGCTCGAGATGGAGCGCTCGCGCGGCTGA
- a CDS encoding DoxX family protein, whose translation MLLRSPWSTSAIDKVATGNADLLILVGRILLAWVFVGSAYGALTNFSGSVGYFRSLSVPAPVLFTTFTVALEIVMSACLILGIGTRYCAVVMFLFVLSATAIGHRYWEYPAGAQQIGQYNHFLKNITIMGGALLMFVTGAGRFSLDRRLTG comes from the coding sequence ATGTTATTGCGCTCTCCCTGGTCCACATCTGCGATCGACAAGGTCGCCACCGGCAATGCCGACCTGCTGATCCTGGTCGGCCGCATCCTGCTTGCCTGGGTCTTCGTCGGCAGCGCGTACGGCGCATTGACCAACTTCAGCGGCTCAGTCGGCTATTTCCGGTCGCTGAGCGTTCCCGCACCCGTGCTGTTCACGACCTTCACCGTCGCGCTGGAAATTGTAATGTCGGCTTGTCTGATCCTCGGCATTGGCACGCGCTACTGCGCAGTCGTGATGTTCTTGTTCGTACTCTCGGCGACTGCAATCGGACATCGTTACTGGGAATATCCCGCCGGAGCTCAGCAGATCGGGCAGTACAATCATTTCCTGAAGAACATCACTATCATGGGCGGCGCTCTGTTGATGTTTGTCACCGGGGCGGGCCGGTTCTCACTCGACCGGAGGCTGACAGGCTAG
- a CDS encoding acyl-CoA dehydrogenase family protein, which translates to MDFQHSARSLDLQERVRQFMRTHVEPVEELYYEQVKPEAARYRTPAVLQDLKRLAREQGLWNLFLSGEHGQDPHNIGLTNLEYAPVKEIMGRILWAPEVFNCSAPDVGNMEVLANYGTKAQQERWLTPLLEGRIRSGFSMTEPQVASSDATNIQCEIKRDGGDYVINGRKWFTSGAMNEDCEILIVMGKTAPDHPDRHRQQSMILVPKNAPGVRIVRDMLTYGYDDAPVGHPEIVYDNVRVPAENILLGEGRGFEIAQGRLGPGRIHHCMRLIGCAQRALELMCQRSVSRVAFGKPLAEQGSVREDIANSFCEIAQARLLTLQAADKMDREGNKAARDLIAAAKIVVPSMAARVIDRAIQIHGAAGVSQDTFLARAYVYARFIRIGDGPDQVHLAALGKELIRRGGVMVG; encoded by the coding sequence ATGGACTTTCAACACTCCGCCCGCTCGCTGGATCTCCAGGAGCGCGTCCGCCAGTTCATGCGGACTCATGTCGAGCCGGTCGAGGAGCTCTACTACGAGCAGGTGAAGCCGGAGGCCGCGCGTTACAGGACGCCCGCAGTGCTCCAGGATCTGAAGCGGCTGGCGCGAGAGCAGGGGCTCTGGAATCTGTTCCTGTCAGGCGAGCATGGCCAAGACCCTCACAACATTGGCCTCACCAATCTCGAATATGCCCCCGTGAAGGAGATCATGGGCCGCATCCTCTGGGCGCCCGAGGTCTTCAACTGCTCGGCGCCCGATGTCGGCAACATGGAGGTGCTGGCGAACTACGGCACGAAGGCGCAGCAGGAGCGCTGGCTGACGCCGCTGCTGGAAGGGCGCATCCGCTCCGGCTTCTCGATGACGGAGCCGCAGGTCGCCTCCAGCGATGCCACCAACATCCAGTGCGAGATCAAACGCGACGGCGGTGATTACGTCATCAACGGCCGCAAATGGTTCACGTCAGGCGCGATGAACGAGGATTGCGAGATCCTGATCGTGATGGGCAAGACCGCGCCCGACCATCCTGATCGCCATCGCCAGCAATCCATGATCCTGGTGCCGAAGAACGCACCCGGCGTGCGCATCGTCCGCGACATGCTGACCTATGGCTATGACGACGCCCCGGTCGGCCATCCCGAGATCGTCTACGACAACGTCCGTGTGCCCGCCGAGAACATCCTGCTGGGCGAAGGCCGCGGCTTCGAGATCGCGCAAGGCCGGCTCGGTCCCGGCCGCATCCACCATTGCATGCGCCTGATCGGCTGCGCCCAGCGCGCGCTGGAATTGATGTGCCAGCGATCGGTCTCGCGCGTCGCCTTCGGCAAGCCGCTCGCCGAGCAGGGCTCGGTGCGCGAGGACATCGCAAACTCCTTCTGCGAGATCGCGCAGGCGCGGCTGCTCACGCTGCAAGCCGCCGACAAGATGGACCGCGAAGGCAACAAGGCTGCGCGCGACCTGATCGCGGCCGCCAAGATCGTGGTCCCCAGCATGGCCGCCCGCGTCATCGACCGCGCCATCCAGATCCACGGCGCCGCCGGCGTCTCGCAGGACACCTTCCTCGCGCGTGCTTACGTCTACGCCCGCTTCATCCGTATCGGCGACGGACCGGACCAGGTGCATCTGGCGGCCTTGGGCAAGGAACTGATCAGGCGGGGCGGGGTGATGGTGGGGTAG